The Parvibaculaceae bacterium PLY_AMNH_Bact1 genome window below encodes:
- a CDS encoding DNA translocase FtsK 4TM domain-containing protein (Derived by automated computational analysis using gene prediction method: Protein Homology.), which yields MALVRSIPNPVNYLPMGVRVFFRHRLAEAIGLVLLALGAFLALAFASWSATDPNWNQATGASLQNWMGASGAITADLTYQLLGLAGLLIVPLAGIWGWRLLTHTPVDQLRRRTLVGLLALSVVALLASVLPTTDNWPLAVGFGGVIGDALASLTAGNLGILIGDAPAHALIGVMALGLALFLLSYASDISIDQVSELRWQMVDAYYDWADSRAEQRAINADAEPSRLRIFWYAASDRATGLVERFRKEPAWEDDEEELDDEPKVAPRRRLAVEREMLDEPEEPRRRQRRVPVKRSSKKAKPSKRAKAEREPMLDLLPAEDFDLPALSILNAVERQAADESLSDEALQQNARLLEGVLDDFGIRGEIINVRPGPVVTLYELEPAPGIKSSRVIALADDIARSMSAVSARVAVVPGRNAIGIELPNVRREMVGLKEILSSSEYDASNSSLPLALGKNIGGEPIIADLARMPHLLIAGTTGSGKSVGINTMILSLLYRMRPDQCKMIMVDPKMLELSIYDGIPHLLAPVVTDPKKAVVALKWVVKEMEDRYRKMSKVGVRNIDGFNTRIAEAIENEEQIIRTVQTGYDRDTGEAIYEDEELSLERMPYIVVIVDEMADLMMVAGKEIEAAIQRLAQMARAAGIHMITATQRPSVDVITGTIKANFPTRISFQVTSKIDSRTILGEQGAEQLLGQGDMLYMAGGGRVSRVHGPFVSDSEVEKVVTFLKKQGTPEYLDAVTEESENDDVNEILGLGPAQSSGDDLYDQAVAIVGRDKRASTSYIQRKLQIGYNRAARIVEQMEEEGVISKPNHAGKREVLIGDPGEGVRY from the coding sequence ATGGCCCTCGTGCGATCCATTCCAAACCCCGTCAATTACCTGCCCATGGGCGTGCGGGTATTTTTCCGCCACCGCTTGGCAGAAGCGATTGGGCTTGTCCTGTTAGCACTTGGGGCCTTTCTAGCGCTCGCATTTGCAAGCTGGTCCGCCACCGACCCCAATTGGAACCAGGCGACCGGCGCCTCCCTTCAAAACTGGATGGGCGCAAGCGGCGCCATCACCGCGGACTTGACCTATCAATTGTTAGGCCTTGCGGGCCTTCTTATCGTTCCCCTTGCAGGCATCTGGGGGTGGCGACTGCTCACCCATACACCGGTCGATCAGCTGCGCCGACGGACACTCGTCGGGCTTCTCGCGCTCAGTGTTGTCGCTTTGTTGGCGAGCGTGCTGCCTACTACCGACAACTGGCCGCTCGCTGTTGGCTTTGGCGGTGTGATCGGCGATGCCCTTGCCTCCCTCACCGCAGGCAATCTGGGTATTCTCATTGGCGATGCGCCGGCACATGCACTCATCGGCGTGATGGCGCTCGGCCTTGCTCTCTTTCTTCTCAGCTATGCAAGCGACATTAGCATTGATCAAGTGTCTGAACTGAGGTGGCAGATGGTCGATGCCTATTACGATTGGGCAGACTCACGAGCGGAACAACGGGCGATCAATGCCGATGCCGAACCAAGCCGCCTGCGCATCTTCTGGTATGCCGCAAGTGATCGCGCGACGGGCTTGGTTGAGCGGTTCCGGAAAGAACCCGCCTGGGAAGACGACGAAGAAGAACTGGATGACGAACCGAAGGTCGCACCCCGCCGTCGCCTCGCCGTTGAGCGCGAAATGCTGGACGAACCGGAAGAGCCGCGACGACGCCAGCGCCGCGTGCCAGTCAAACGCTCGTCGAAGAAAGCAAAACCCAGCAAACGGGCCAAGGCTGAGCGGGAACCCATGCTGGACCTGCTACCCGCGGAAGATTTCGATCTTCCGGCCCTCTCCATCCTGAATGCGGTTGAACGCCAGGCCGCAGACGAAAGCCTGTCCGATGAAGCCCTGCAACAAAACGCAAGGCTGCTCGAAGGCGTGCTCGACGACTTTGGCATCCGCGGCGAAATCATCAATGTGCGCCCCGGCCCGGTGGTGACGCTCTACGAACTGGAGCCAGCACCAGGCATCAAGTCTTCCCGCGTAATCGCGCTCGCTGATGATATTGCCCGCTCCATGAGTGCCGTCTCCGCCCGTGTCGCCGTTGTGCCGGGCCGCAACGCCATCGGCATTGAGCTGCCGAACGTGCGGCGTGAAATGGTGGGGCTGAAAGAAATTCTATCCTCGTCTGAATATGATGCGTCCAACTCTTCACTCCCATTGGCACTTGGTAAGAACATTGGTGGCGAACCCATCATTGCTGACCTTGCCCGCATGCCTCACTTGCTGATTGCGGGGACCACCGGGTCTGGTAAGTCCGTCGGCATCAACACCATGATCTTGTCGCTCCTTTATCGGATGCGACCCGATCAGTGCAAAATGATCATGGTCGATCCGAAGATGCTGGAGCTTTCCATCTATGACGGCATCCCGCATCTACTGGCGCCCGTCGTCACCGATCCGAAGAAAGCCGTCGTGGCCTTGAAATGGGTCGTCAAGGAGATGGAAGACCGCTATCGCAAAATGTCGAAAGTCGGTGTACGGAATATTGACGGATTTAACACCCGTATTGCCGAGGCCATCGAAAACGAAGAACAGATTATTCGTACCGTACAGACCGGTTATGACCGCGATACAGGTGAGGCCATCTATGAAGATGAAGAGCTGAGCCTTGAGCGCATGCCATACATTGTCGTCATCGTGGACGAGATGGCCGACCTCATGATGGTGGCGGGCAAGGAAATTGAGGCTGCCATCCAGCGTCTGGCGCAAATGGCACGTGCCGCAGGCATTCACATGATCACGGCGACCCAACGCCCATCGGTTGACGTCATCACAGGCACCATTAAGGCGAACTTCCCAACCCGGATTTCCTTCCAGGTCACCTCCAAAATCGACAGCCGCACCATTCTGGGGGAGCAGGGCGCGGAACAATTGCTGGGGCAGGGCGACATGCTCTACATGGCAGGTGGTGGCCGCGTTTCCCGTGTGCACGGACCGTTTGTGTCTGACAGCGAAGTCGAGAAGGTCGTGACCTTCCTCAAAAAACAAGGCACACCAGAATATCTCGATGCCGTCACGGAAGAATCTGAGAACGACGACGTGAATGAAATCTTGGGATTGGGCCCCGCGCAATCTTCCGGTGACGATCTTTATGACCAGGCCGTGGCCATTGTCGGTCGCGACAAGCGAGCGTCCACGTCTTACATCCAGCGCAAACTGCAAATCGGCTATAACCGCGCGGCGCGCATTGTGGAACAGATGGAAGAAGAGGGCGTCATTTCCAAGCCCAACCATGCCGGCAAACGCGAGGTCTTGATCGGCGATCCGGGCGAGGGTGTGCGGTATTAG
- a CDS encoding glutamine synthetase family protein (Derived by automated computational analysis using gene prediction method: Protein Homology.): MPAAKKSAAKKSNTKKAPAKSAEPELNTKAQIAKWLRDRRVTEVECMVPDMSGIARGKILPTEKFLAAVDSDSLRIPESVFGQTVTGDYIDESDYIQWTEPDCILSPDGSTLRMVPWYEEPTAQVICDAETREGKPVPISPRAVLKNVLALYEAKGWKPIVAPELEFYLAAKNIDPDNPLEPPIGASGRQETGRQSYGIDAVNEFDPIFEDMYDYCEAQDLDIDTLIHEAGPAQVEINFNHGDPLLLADQAFLFKRTVRQAAIRHGIYATFMAKPYGGQPGSSMHLHQSIVDTKTGKNLFANKKGEDTELFHAHIAGLQKHLISAMALIAPNVNSYRRFVIWNAAPINTHWAVENRTVGLRVPISEGNARRIENRVAGADANPYIAIAASLACGYLGMVNKLTPSKPKEGNAYESKTHALPKHLLDALTKLSANKELREVMGDEFITVFNEVKMVEHDAYQQVISAWEREHLLLNV, translated from the coding sequence ATGCCAGCGGCAAAAAAATCCGCAGCGAAGAAGTCAAACACCAAGAAAGCTCCGGCAAAATCTGCTGAGCCGGAACTCAACACAAAAGCACAGATAGCGAAGTGGCTGCGCGACCGCCGCGTCACGGAAGTCGAATGCATGGTGCCGGACATGTCGGGCATCGCACGCGGCAAAATTCTGCCCACGGAGAAGTTTCTGGCCGCAGTCGACAGCGACAGCCTGCGCATTCCAGAAAGTGTGTTCGGGCAGACAGTGACCGGCGACTATATTGACGAGAGCGACTACATCCAGTGGACAGAGCCTGATTGCATTCTCTCACCCGACGGAAGCACGCTGCGTATGGTGCCTTGGTATGAAGAACCCACCGCGCAAGTGATCTGCGACGCAGAAACACGTGAAGGCAAGCCCGTTCCGATTTCGCCCCGCGCTGTCCTAAAGAATGTGCTCGCCCTTTATGAGGCGAAAGGCTGGAAGCCCATCGTGGCGCCTGAGCTCGAATTCTATCTCGCCGCCAAGAACATCGATCCCGATAATCCGCTGGAACCCCCCATTGGGGCAAGCGGCCGTCAGGAAACCGGACGCCAGTCCTATGGCATTGATGCGGTCAATGAATTCGATCCCATCTTTGAAGACATGTACGACTATTGCGAAGCGCAAGACCTGGATATCGACACGCTCATCCATGAAGCCGGACCCGCCCAGGTGGAAATCAATTTCAACCATGGTGACCCGCTCTTACTTGCCGACCAGGCCTTCCTCTTCAAACGCACCGTGCGCCAGGCAGCCATCCGTCATGGCATCTACGCCACCTTCATGGCAAAGCCCTATGGCGGCCAGCCCGGTTCCTCCATGCATCTGCACCAATCCATTGTGGACACGAAAACCGGAAAGAACCTGTTTGCCAACAAGAAGGGCGAAGACACCGAGCTCTTCCATGCCCACATTGCAGGCCTGCAGAAACATTTGATTTCCGCCATGGCACTCATTGCGCCGAACGTGAATTCCTATCGCCGTTTCGTAATCTGGAACGCAGCCCCCATCAACACCCACTGGGCGGTGGAAAACCGCACCGTGGGTCTGCGTGTACCGATCTCGGAAGGCAATGCGCGCCGTATTGAAAACCGTGTCGCCGGTGCCGACGCCAATCCTTACATCGCCATCGCAGCCTCGCTCGCCTGCGGCTATCTCGGCATGGTGAACAAGCTCACCCCGTCAAAGCCCAAAGAGGGCAATGCGTATGAAAGCAAAACCCACGCGCTCCCAAAACACCTGCTTGATGCGCTCACAAAACTCAGCGCCAATAAGGAGCTTCGGGAAGTGATGGGCGATGAGTTCATCACCGTTTTCAATGAAGTGAAAATGGTGGAGCACGACGCCTACCAGCAGGTCATCTCCGCCTGGGAACGCGAACATCTGCTGTTGAATGTGTGA
- a CDS encoding hypothetical protein (Derived by automated computational analysis using gene prediction method: GeneMarkS-2+.), translating to MTQDDDPKKNGGDDPHGGDEDEFEKLAFLPPHTRMHYDDPNLRLENALTYVNPDRAVDFLRRLHGVHAGQEALLRALSSERLMHRPRARYWLEVYERIVG from the coding sequence ATGACCCAAGATGATGATCCTAAAAAGAACGGTGGCGATGACCCCCATGGCGGAGACGAGGATGAGTTTGAGAAGCTCGCTTTTCTGCCGCCGCATACGCGCATGCATTATGACGATCCCAACTTACGGTTGGAGAATGCGCTTACTTATGTGAACCCTGACCGTGCCGTTGATTTTCTTCGTCGTTTGCATGGCGTTCATGCGGGACAGGAGGCGCTTTTGCGGGCGCTTTCATCGGAGCGGTTGATGCATCGGCCCCGTGCTCGCTATTGGCTTGAGGTTTATGAGCGGATTGTGGGGTGA
- a CDS encoding VOC family protein (Derived by automated computational analysis using gene prediction method: Protein Homology.) produces MNLKNVDLGNFSLSLAVKDLTTSRAFYEKLGFAAIGGDADQGWLILQNPSCTIGLFQGMFEKNSLTFNPGWNAKGEVLESFTDVRDLQKQLKADGIAIASEADESTKGPASCILIDPDGNPILIDQHV; encoded by the coding sequence ATGAACCTCAAAAATGTGGACCTCGGTAATTTCTCTCTGAGTCTCGCGGTCAAAGATCTCACCACCTCCCGCGCCTTTTACGAGAAGCTGGGCTTCGCGGCGATCGGCGGCGACGCAGACCAGGGCTGGCTCATCCTACAAAACCCCAGCTGCACAATCGGCCTTTTTCAGGGAATGTTTGAAAAGAACAGTCTCACCTTCAATCCCGGCTGGAACGCGAAGGGTGAGGTCCTGGAGAGCTTCACCGATGTGCGCGATCTGCAGAAGCAACTGAAAGCAGACGGCATTGCCATCGCCAGCGAGGCGGACGAGAGCACCAAGGGCCCTGCCAGTTGCATCCTCATCGACCCGGACGGCAACCCCATCCTGATCGATCAGCACGTTTGA
- a CDS encoding outer-membrane lipoprotein carrier protein LolA (Derived by automated computational analysis using gene prediction method: Protein Homology.) — translation MSDFGRNSRKAAHARTRTLVLAAIAGVAILALALLTPLAGAQAAAQSGPLSPQERADIDRVTGYLNSIEHLQGGFLQVGPDGSITEGMFYLRRPGRLRFEYAPPTELVVVADGTWVIVKEEDYTAQRYPIGATPLNLLLASDVDLAQSSDVREVKREPGLLRVTLADPSGEAPGDLTLVFDEPHLQLRQWIVRDAQGLQTTIALRNIEGGIKADNALFVVRDEQRPGGRR, via the coding sequence ATGAGCGATTTTGGACGAAATAGCCGCAAGGCAGCACATGCGAGAACCCGCACTCTGGTGCTGGCAGCCATTGCAGGCGTGGCGATTTTGGCGCTAGCCCTGCTGACGCCGCTCGCAGGCGCACAGGCCGCAGCGCAAAGCGGACCGCTAAGCCCTCAGGAGCGGGCGGATATTGACCGCGTCACGGGCTATCTCAATTCCATTGAACATTTGCAGGGCGGCTTTCTGCAGGTGGGACCAGACGGTTCCATTACAGAAGGCATGTTCTATCTCCGCCGCCCCGGCCGCCTGCGTTTTGAATATGCACCGCCGACAGAACTGGTCGTGGTGGCAGACGGCACCTGGGTGATCGTGAAGGAAGAGGACTACACAGCCCAGCGCTATCCCATTGGCGCCACACCCCTCAATCTCTTGCTCGCCTCCGACGTGGATCTTGCCCAATCATCGGACGTGCGCGAAGTAAAGCGCGAGCCAGGATTGCTCCGGGTGACCCTGGCGGACCCCAGTGGAGAAGCGCCGGGGGATCTCACCCTCGTCTTTGATGAGCCGCACCTACAGCTCCGCCAATGGATCGTGCGCGACGCGCAGGGTCTTCAGACCACTATCGCACTCCGCAATATTGAAGGCGGTATCAAGGCCGACAACGCCCTCTTCGTTGTGCGCGACGAACAACGCCCCGGGGGCAGACGATAG
- a CDS encoding gamma-glutamyl-gamma-aminobutyrate hydrolase family protein (Derived by automated computational analysis using gene prediction method: Protein Homology.) encodes MAKTRKRPIVGIPCDIKMMGEHPFHAVGEKYIKAIAEGADCIPFLIPVLPDPLDLEEIFDAVDGIFLTGSWSNVHPSEYGGEPSREGTLHDPQRDALTLELIRQTVERAVPLFAVCRGFQEMNVAYGGTLHPHIHEIPSDEGFEPRFDHREGKDDPLEVQYGPAHKVTLTPDGKFAELLGTESIEVNSLHGQGIAKPGDLLTIEGRALDGTAEALSHKTAKNFALAVQWHPEWKFWENPVSEKLFRAFGDAVRKTVSDNNN; translated from the coding sequence ATGGCTAAAACGCGCAAACGTCCTATCGTTGGTATTCCCTGTGACATCAAAATGATGGGGGAGCACCCCTTCCACGCGGTGGGGGAGAAATACATCAAAGCCATCGCGGAAGGGGCAGACTGCATACCGTTCCTGATCCCAGTGCTGCCGGACCCGCTGGACCTGGAAGAGATCTTCGACGCGGTCGACGGCATCTTCCTGACAGGCTCCTGGTCAAATGTGCACCCAAGCGAATATGGCGGCGAGCCGTCGAGGGAAGGAACCTTGCACGACCCCCAGCGCGACGCGCTGACCCTGGAGCTCATCCGCCAGACGGTCGAGCGCGCCGTGCCGCTCTTTGCCGTCTGCCGCGGCTTTCAGGAAATGAATGTGGCCTATGGCGGCACGCTGCACCCCCACATTCACGAAATTCCATCTGATGAGGGCTTTGAACCCCGCTTTGACCACCGCGAAGGCAAGGATGACCCGCTGGAGGTTCAATATGGGCCGGCCCATAAAGTAACGCTGACGCCGGACGGCAAATTCGCCGAGCTTCTGGGCACTGAGAGCATAGAAGTTAACTCTCTCCACGGGCAGGGCATTGCAAAGCCCGGCGATCTGCTGACAATTGAAGGACGTGCCTTGGACGGCACGGCGGAAGCCCTGTCTCATAAGACGGCCAAGAACTTCGCCCTTGCTGTCCAGTGGCATCCAGAGTGGAAGTTCTGGGAAAACCCGGTCTCAGAAAAACTGTTCCGGGCCTTTGGAGATGCGGTGCGAAAAACCGTGTCTGATAACAACAACTGA
- a CDS encoding aspartate aminotransferase family protein (Derived by automated computational analysis using gene prediction method: Protein Homology.) has product MSQAATLSNQTKRWQEMDAAHHLHPYTTHHELAAKGARVITHAEGVYLYDSEGQRLIDGMAGLWCVNAGYGRKELAEAGAKALTELPYYNNFFQTTNPYVAELSEKLSTLTPGNLNQFFFANSGSEANDSAVKMIRFFWNLKGKKTKKTIIARKQAYHGVTMTAASLSGIPSMHPQADLPLPGFTHIDYPYWYGEGGNSDPAEFGLKVAQALETKILELGADNVAAFFAEPVQGAGGLVIPPDTYWPEIQRICKKHDVLLHVDEVICGFGRTGKWFGSETFNIEPDSMSMAKGMTSGYQPLSAVAVGPRMGETLFNADEEWSHGFTYSGHPVACAVALANIDVMERDHLVEKTGGEIGDYFQGKLSELSNHPIIGETRGIGLLGAMEIVKNKETRERFGDAGGICRDHCFENGLIMRAIGDTMVLSPPLSITKPEIDELFGLAVKALDLTAESLGVS; this is encoded by the coding sequence ATGTCTCAAGCAGCCACACTTTCAAACCAGACCAAACGCTGGCAGGAAATGGATGCCGCCCATCACCTGCATCCCTACACCACCCATCATGAGCTCGCCGCCAAGGGCGCGCGGGTCATCACCCACGCAGAAGGGGTTTATCTTTATGACTCCGAAGGCCAACGCCTGATTGATGGCATGGCGGGCCTCTGGTGCGTGAACGCGGGCTATGGTCGCAAGGAACTTGCCGAAGCGGGAGCGAAAGCGCTCACCGAACTGCCCTACTATAATAACTTCTTCCAGACGACGAACCCCTATGTGGCAGAGCTCTCTGAAAAGCTCAGCACACTGACGCCTGGGAACCTCAACCAGTTTTTCTTTGCCAATTCCGGATCAGAAGCCAATGACAGCGCGGTCAAGATGATCCGCTTCTTCTGGAACCTTAAAGGAAAGAAAACGAAGAAAACCATCATCGCCCGCAAACAGGCCTATCACGGGGTCACTATGACGGCGGCCTCGCTCTCCGGCATTCCGTCCATGCATCCGCAGGCCGACCTGCCGCTGCCGGGCTTCACCCATATCGACTATCCCTACTGGTATGGCGAAGGCGGCAACAGCGACCCCGCCGAGTTTGGCTTGAAGGTCGCGCAAGCGCTCGAAACCAAAATCCTGGAGCTGGGCGCCGACAATGTCGCCGCCTTCTTTGCTGAGCCGGTCCAGGGCGCGGGCGGTCTTGTTATCCCGCCAGACACCTACTGGCCGGAAATCCAGCGCATCTGCAAGAAGCATGACGTGCTGCTCCATGTCGACGAAGTCATTTGCGGCTTTGGCCGCACCGGCAAATGGTTTGGTTCCGAGACCTTCAACATTGAGCCCGACAGCATGTCCATGGCCAAAGGCATGACGTCTGGCTATCAGCCGCTTTCTGCTGTCGCCGTCGGCCCGCGTATGGGCGAGACGCTCTTTAATGCAGACGAAGAATGGTCTCACGGCTTTACCTATTCCGGCCACCCGGTCGCCTGCGCCGTGGCTCTCGCCAACATTGACGTCATGGAACGCGATCACCTGGTGGAAAAAACCGGCGGGGAGATTGGCGACTATTTCCAAGGCAAGCTCAGCGAGTTGAGCAATCATCCCATCATCGGCGAGACGCGGGGCATAGGACTCTTGGGCGCCATGGAGATTGTGAAGAACAAAGAAACCCGTGAACGCTTCGGCGATGCCGGGGGTATCTGCCGGGATCATTGTTTCGAGAACGGCCTCATCATGCGCGCCATTGGCGACACGATGGTCTTGTCACCACCGCTTTCCATCACAAAGCCGGAGATTGATGAACTCTTCGGCTTGGCAGTGAAGGCTCTTGACCTCACAGCAGAGAGCCTCGGCGTTTCCTAA
- a CDS encoding tetratricopeptide repeat protein (Derived by automated computational analysis using gene prediction method: Protein Homology.) — protein sequence MEWFDTAKTWLTDNAVWLSPLAVLLGLIAEYIWKPIRTLWDKLFGKNEPTSDHPVSVAIEANPQNTVTNAPTITVNPEITVHGNSGDTAALADRLINLSAENANLKRDNENLGQEKESLERTITDLKSRQGPGAAEALEHLRKGDTEQAKKLYREIGKSKESESTTANKEAAEAYVNLGAIAFLNDTEEAFTAYAKATELDPGNATAWNQLGHLQRRKGLLDAAEKSYSRVLSLGNQTHNKELEAVALGNLGNIAVTRGDLDKAEDFQTRALALNEELGRKEGMAITLGNLGIITQTRGDLDKAEGLYTRSLALEEELGRKEGMASDLGNLGTIAQTRGDLDKAEGLYTRSLALEEELGRKEGMASDLTNLGNIAQTRGDLNKAEGLYNRSFALEEALGRKEGMASDLGNLGNIALARGELEKAEGLYNRSFALEEALGRKEGMATAYSNLGIIAEKLGEPNKAYKLWNRARSLFEQTGMPHMVQKLQGWIDGLDDKNGD from the coding sequence ATGGAATGGTTCGACACAGCAAAAACTTGGCTTACGGACAACGCTGTTTGGCTCAGCCCATTGGCGGTCCTGCTCGGCTTAATCGCAGAGTACATCTGGAAACCCATCAGAACACTGTGGGACAAGCTATTTGGCAAAAACGAACCAACATCCGACCACCCGGTGAGTGTTGCCATCGAAGCCAATCCGCAAAACACCGTCACCAATGCGCCGACTATCACCGTAAACCCTGAGATAACAGTTCACGGTAACTCAGGTGATACGGCGGCACTCGCTGACCGACTGATAAATCTCTCTGCGGAAAATGCGAATTTGAAACGAGACAATGAGAATCTAGGACAAGAAAAGGAATCTCTTGAACGCACCATAACTGACCTCAAGAGCCGTCAAGGACCAGGTGCTGCAGAAGCACTTGAACATCTAAGGAAAGGAGACACTGAACAAGCCAAGAAGCTCTATCGTGAGATCGGCAAATCTAAAGAAAGCGAAAGTACAACCGCGAACAAAGAAGCCGCAGAGGCCTACGTCAACCTAGGCGCCATTGCCTTCCTCAACGATACAGAAGAAGCCTTCACCGCCTACGCCAAGGCAACCGAACTCGACCCCGGTAATGCAACCGCCTGGAACCAGCTAGGGCATCTACAACGGAGAAAGGGCCTGCTCGACGCTGCAGAGAAGAGCTACAGCCGCGTGCTCTCGCTCGGCAACCAAACCCACAACAAAGAGTTGGAAGCCGTAGCCCTCGGCAATTTGGGGAACATCGCAGTGACACGCGGTGACCTGGACAAAGCCGAAGACTTCCAGACCCGTGCCCTCGCCCTCAACGAAGAACTGGGTCGCAAGGAAGGCATGGCCATCACCCTCGGGAATTTGGGCATCATCACCCAGACACGCGGGGACCTGGACAAGGCGGAAGGCTTGTACACCCGGTCTCTCGCCCTAGAAGAAGAGCTGGGCCGCAAGGAAGGCATGGCCAGCGACCTCGGGAATTTGGGGACCATCGCCCAGACACGCGGGGACCTGGACAAGGCGGAAGGCTTGTACACCCGGTCTCTCGCCCTAGAAGAAGAGCTGGGCCGCAAGGAAGGCATGGCCAGCGACCTCACCAATTTGGGAAACATCGCCCAGACACGCGGGGACCTGAACAAGGCGGAAGGCTTGTACAACCGCTCCTTCGCCCTCGAGGAAGCGCTGGGCCGCAAGGAAGGCATGGCGAGCGACCTCGGCAATTTGGGAAACATCGCCCTAGCCCGAGGCGAGCTGGAAAAGGCGGAAGGCTTGTACAACCGCTCCTTCGCCCTCGAGGAAGCGCTAGGGCGCAAAGAGGGCATGGCCACCGCGTATAGCAATCTGGGTATTATAGCTGAGAAACTCGGTGAGCCAAATAAGGCATACAAACTTTGGAACAGAGCACGCTCACTCTTTGAACAAACTGGGATGCCGCATATGGTCCAAAAACTCCAGGGCTGGATCGACGGTCTTGATGATAAGAACGGTGATTAA
- a CDS encoding hypothetical protein (Derived by automated computational analysis using gene prediction method: GeneMarkS-2+.) produces the protein MSMDYSGAEPLSDAELEELALEMPALALLRDFGRQVADIPWFTELGTPLRGDTKTVSQAYLDALGFPDVRPARISNWDDAIIAAESGDWNGGAWEAEEGLRASLSTDLLDVLSEEAFEIGFTYAASEAEPAVRMAAETAANIWGVEDMEIAIAAAGAAMQAVHGAALATAIGAEEDHPFLLRLKLFEQGRWPIGVAGLTFNIF, from the coding sequence ATGAGCATGGACTATTCAGGGGCCGAACCCCTTTCTGACGCAGAACTGGAAGAGCTGGCGCTTGAAATGCCGGCGCTGGCATTGCTGCGCGACTTTGGTCGCCAGGTCGCCGACATTCCCTGGTTTACAGAATTGGGCACCCCGCTGCGCGGCGACACCAAAACCGTGAGCCAGGCCTATCTCGACGCACTTGGCTTCCCCGATGTGCGCCCCGCCCGCATTTCCAATTGGGACGATGCGATCATTGCCGCCGAAAGCGGCGACTGGAACGGCGGAGCCTGGGAAGCAGAAGAAGGCCTGCGCGCCTCCCTCTCAACGGACCTGCTTGATGTCTTAAGCGAAGAAGCCTTTGAGATCGGCTTCACTTATGCAGCCTCTGAAGCAGAACCTGCGGTGCGCATGGCGGCAGAGACCGCCGCCAACATCTGGGGCGTGGAAGACATGGAAATCGCCATCGCCGCGGCAGGCGCCGCCATGCAGGCTGTCCACGGCGCAGCGCTCGCCACCGCCATTGGCGCAGAGGAAGATCACCCCTTCCTCTTGCGGCTTAAACTTTTCGAACAAGGCCGCTGGCCCATCGGCGTCGCAGGCCTTACCTTCAACATCTTCTGA